In candidate division WOR-3 bacterium, a genomic segment contains:
- a CDS encoding histidinol-phosphate transaminase: MLPVPRPNIEGIRPYKPGRPIEQVVRELGIKGPVIKLASNENPLGPSPRAISALRRVLPELHYYPEDSGHLLRTKLNAVHKVDPVSMILGNGSVDIIMMACLAYLEPGDELVMSDHSFMMARLGAAIANARLLEVPTLEYTHDLEQMLLRITPRTKIVYIDNPINPLGTIVTKDALNEFMAKVPEHVLVIIDEAYSEYITSRDYPKALDYYNQNKNVLVLRTFSKIYGLAGLRIGYGFARPEIIGCLAKVRLPFNASRCAQAAAVAALDDKRHVVRSRQNNEAGKEFLYRELKKLNKVFYLKSYANFVFINFAVDSQEMFEQLQHRGVITRTVKEYNFPNALRVSVGTPAENKRFMKALCEVVR; encoded by the coding sequence ATGCTACCAGTTCCCAGACCAAACATCGAGGGGATCCGGCCCTACAAGCCTGGCAGGCCGATTGAGCAGGTTGTCCGCGAGCTGGGTATCAAGGGCCCGGTCATCAAGCTCGCATCCAACGAGAACCCGCTGGGGCCGTCGCCTCGCGCCATCTCGGCTCTGCGCCGCGTGCTGCCAGAGCTGCACTACTACCCGGAGGACTCGGGTCACCTGTTGCGCACCAAACTCAACGCTGTTCACAAGGTCGACCCGGTGTCCATGATTCTCGGCAATGGCTCGGTCGACATAATCATGATGGCCTGCCTCGCTTACCTGGAACCGGGCGATGAACTGGTGATGTCCGACCACTCCTTCATGATGGCGCGCCTTGGCGCCGCCATCGCGAACGCGAGGCTGCTCGAAGTCCCGACCCTCGAGTATACGCACGATCTTGAGCAGATGCTTCTCAGGATCACCCCGCGGACGAAGATAGTCTACATCGACAACCCGATAAACCCGCTCGGCACCATCGTCACCAAGGACGCGCTGAACGAGTTCATGGCCAAGGTGCCGGAGCACGTGCTCGTCATCATCGATGAAGCCTACTCCGAGTACATCACCAGCCGCGACTATCCCAAGGCTCTCGACTACTACAACCAGAACAAGAACGTTCTTGTCCTGCGCACCTTCTCCAAGATCTACGGACTGGCCGGACTCCGCATCGGCTACGGCTTTGCCCGGCCGGAAATCATCGGCTGCCTGGCCAAGGTCCGGCTGCCCTTCAACGCCAGCCGCTGCGCCCAGGCCGCCGCGGTCGCGGCGCTGGATGACAAGCGCCACGTCGTCCGCAGCCGCCAGAACAACGAGGCGGGCAAGGAGTTCCTCTACCGGGAACTGAAGAAGCTGAACAAGGTCTTCTACCTGAAGAGCTATGCTAACTTCGTCTTCATCAATTTCGCGGTTGATTCACAAGAGATGTTCGAGCAGCTGCAGCACCGCGGCGTCATCACGCGGACGGTCAAGGAGTACAACTTCCCGAATGCCCTCCGCGTCTCAGTCGGCACGCCG